The Coffea eugenioides isolate CCC68of unplaced genomic scaffold, Ceug_1.0 ScVebR1_1427;HRSCAF=2274, whole genome shotgun sequence genome includes a region encoding these proteins:
- the LOC113755338 gene encoding NADP-dependent malic enzyme, which yields MESTMKDLRGGESVLDMSPRATVGGGVEDVYGEDRATEEQLVTPWVTSVASGYNLLRDPRYNKGLAFSEKEREAHYLCGLLPPALMTQELQEKKLMHSIRQYQVPLQKYIALMELEERNERLFYKLLIDNVEELLPIVYTPTVGEACQKYGSIFRRPQGLFISLKEKGKILEVLKNWPERAIQVIVVTDGERILGLGDLGCQGMGIPVGKLALYTALGGVRPSACLPITIDVGTNNEKLLNDEFYIGLKQKRPTGKEYYDFLHEFMTAVKQNYGEKVLVQFEDFANHNAFELLAKYGTTHLVFNDDIQGTASVVLAGLVASLKLLGGTLADHTFLFLGAGEAGTGIAELIALEMSKKANASVEELRKKIWLVDSKGLIVSSRKESLQHFKKPWAHECEPVNNLLDAIKAVKPTALIGTSGVGKQFTKEVIEAMAALNEKPLIMALSNPTSQSECTAEEAYKWSEGRAIFASGSPFDPVEFNGKVYVPGQANNCYIFPGFGFGLVMCGAIRVHDDMLLAASEALAKQVTDEHYARGMIYPPFANIRKISAHIAAGVAAKAYELGVATRLPRPADLVKFGESCMYTPNYRSYW from the exons atggagaGCACGATGAAGGATTTGAGGGGAGGGGAATCGGTGCTGGACATGTCACCGCGCGCAACTGTCGGAGGCGGTGTTGAGGACGTCTACGGCGAGGATCGTGCCACTGAGGAACAACTCGTCACCCCCTGGGTTACTTCTGTCGCCAG TGGTTATAATTTGCTGAGAGATCCTCGTTACAACAAAGGACTTGCATTTtctgagaaagagagagaagcTCATTACTTGTGCGGTCTTCTGCCTCCGGCTCTTATGACTCAGGAACTTCAG GAGAAGAAATTGATGCACAGCATTCGCCAGTATCAGGTTCCTTTGCAGAAGTACATTGCTTTGATGGAACTGGAG gagagaaatgaaagattattCTACAAGCTTCTTATTGATAATGTGGAGGAACTGCTCCCTATTGTGTATACTCCCACTGTTGgtgaggcttgccaaaaatatGGGAGCATTTTTAGGCGTCCCCAGGGTCTCTTCATTAGTTTGAAGGAGAA GGGTAAGATTCTTGAGGTTTTGAAGAACTGGCCAGAGAGGGCAATCCAAGTTATAGTTGTGACTGATGGTGAAAGAATATTGGGACTTGGGGACCTTGGCTGCCAG GGAATGGGAATACCTGTTGGGAAATTGGCTCTGTACACTGCACTTGGAGGTGTCAGACCTTCAGCT TGTTTGCCTATTACCATTGATGTGGGGACAAATAATGAGAAGCTACTAAATGATGAATTCTACATCGGTCTCAAACAGAAGAGACCAACTGGAAAG GAATATTATGACTTCCTCCATGAGTTCATGACTGCTGTAAAACAGAATTACGGAGAAAAAGTCCTTGTACAG TTTGAAGATTTTGCAAATCACAATGCTTTTGAGCTGTTGGCCAAATATGGTACCACCCATCTGGTATTCAATGATGACATACAG GGGACAGCATCTGTTGTCCTTGCTGGTCTTGTTGCATCACTTAAATTGCTTGGGGGGACCTTGGCTGACCATACGTTTTTGTTCCTTGGTGCTGGAGAG GCTGGTACTGGCATAGCAGAGCTTATAGCCCTTGAAATGTCAAAGAAG GCAAATGCTTCTGTTGAAGAGTTGCGTAAGAAGATTTGGCTGGTGGACTCAAAG GGTTTAATTGTTAGTTCTCGTAAGGAGTCCCTTCAAcacttcaagaagccttgggcTCATGAGTGTGAACCCGTTAACAATCTTTTAGATGCTATTAAG GCTGTCAAGCCTACCGCCCTAATTGGGACCTCTGGAGTTGGAAAACAATTTACAAAGGAGGTCATTGAGGCTATGGCTGCCTTGAACGAG AAACCTCTTATTATGGCTCTTTCCAACCCAACCTCACAATCTGAGTGCACTGCTGAAGAAGCTTATAAATGGTCGGAG GGTCGAGCAATATTTGCAAGTGGAAGTCCATTTGACCCTGTTGAATTCAACGGCAAAGTTTACGTCCCTGGccag GCAAACAATTGCTACATATTTCCTGgatttggttttggtttggtcATGTGTGGTGCAATTCGTGTTCATGATGATATGCTTCTGGCAGCAT CGGAAGCTTTGGCTAAGCAAGTTACAGACGAGCATTATGCACGGGGGATGATTTATCCTCCATTTGCAAATATCAGAAAAATCTCAGCTCATATTGCTGCTGGTGTTGCTGCAAAAGCATATGAGCTCG GTGTGGCAACACGGCTTCCTCGACCTGCGGATCTGGTGAAGTTCGGTGAAAGCTGCATGTATACTCCAAACTACCGAAGTTACTGGTGA